CGGGGAGCGCCCGGATGTACGTCCTCGCCACGCGGGGTACGACCGAGGAGGACTTCGCCCGTCGCCGGATGCAACACCTCTCGGAGAAGGGAGTCCGCGTGACCGAGCAGAGTGCCGAGGCGGTCGAGGACCGCCGGCCGTAATCCGGCGTTCGCTCCCGGAACGGACCGAATAACGAGGGGCGAGTCGGTCGAAGCACCGGCATGGTCCGAACGCTCGCCGTCGTCGGACTCGTCGCGTTGCTGGTCTTGTCGGGAGTCGGCCCTGCCGACCGGTCCGAGCCGACGCCAATCGATGCCTGCACGACCATCTCCGACCCCGGTCGCTACGCGGTGACCGCCGACCTCCGAAACGTCTCTGCGGGCCAGTGCATCCGAATTCGGGCGAGCGACGTGGCAATCGAGGGCGGCGGGCACCTCGTGGAGGGCACCGGAGCCTTCGGCACGGCGGGAATCGCAGTCGGTGCGTGGGGCCGGAGCGTCTCCAACGTCACGATTCGGAATCTGACGGTCTCGGAGTGGGACGACGCGGTGCGCCTGACCGAGGCCAATCGGGGTGCGCTGGCGAACGTCACCGCCACCGAGAGCAGGGTCGGGGTTCGCTTCTACAGCGCCAGCGGGAACCACCTCGACGGGGTGCGCGCCACCGACAACGCGGTCCACGGTCTCTCGCTGGCGGACGACAGCGACGGAAACCGCGCGGAGAACGTCACCGCCACCGGCAACGCGCTGTTCGGCGTCCACTTCGGGGCGGACTCGTCGGGCAACGCGATTTGGAACGTGACCGCTCGCCGGAACGAGTACGGCGTCGTCGCGGTCGGTGCCGACCGAAACCGAGTTGTCGGCGGGTCGGCGACCGGCAACCGCCTCGCGGGGGTCTGGCTCTCGACGGCGGACGGGAATCTGGTCGCGGACCTCCGCCTCGAAAATCGATTCTACGGCGTCTTTCTGGCCGACGGCGCGACGAACAACACGCTGAGGCGGAACCGCGCCGAGGACACCGCGGTCGGGTTCCGACTCCGAAACAGCGACGGGAATCTCCTCCGAGGGAATCTGGCGACGGGTGGGCGCGATGGGTTGCTCCTCATCGAGAGCGACCGGAACTCGGTGGTCGAGAATCGCGTGACTGGCAACCGGCGCGGCGTCTCGCTTCTGGCCTCTAGTGATAATCGTTTCAGGGCGAACGTCGTCCGGGACAACCGGCGGAATTTCGTGGTGGCCCGAGGGAGCGAGAATAATAGTGTTTCTACGTTACGGAACTATATGTAATTGTTTAATATATTCTAAGAGTTCCAAAGGAAATGAATATATTTCTATAGGCGGACTGGTCTACTCTCTACTTCGGCGCGTGCTGGCGGGGCGGTAGACTCCGTTGCTCAAGCCTGAAGCTAGCTTCTCTCGGATTTCTCCGGTAGGACGCGATTTGCTCGAAAACAGCGACAGAGGTCTCGAAAGCCCTCACGCGGTTCGCGGTCACGTGAGGGGTGGCGGCGCTCCGCGCTGTGACTGGCGAGCGGTGGAACCGCGAGCGAAGCGATGGTTGGTCACGCAAATCCAAACACCACCATCTTCCCCGAACTCGATATTTAAGTCGGATGCCGCCCAACGAACTCCCATGCCCGAAGACCTGTTCGAGACCACCTTCCGCGTCGGCGAGGTCCTCGAAGCGGAGGACTTCCCCGAGACGAACAAACCCGAGATGGCCAAACTGCAAATCGACCTCGGCGACGAGGAGGTCCAGTCGGTCGCCCAAACCGGCTACAACTACGACCCCGCCGATCTCGTGGGGCGGCAGGTCCTCTGCGCGACGAATCTCGGGTCGGTCCGCATCGCGGGCTACAAATCCGAGGTTCTGACCGTCGGCGTCCCCGACGACGAGGGCCATCCGGTACTGGTCGGTCCAGACGAGGACGTGCCCCTCGGCGGCGAACTCTACTGACCCCTTCCCGACTCGCGCTTTCACCCGCCGTGGGCGTATCGCTTGACCTTCCGCGCCCATTGCGGCCACTGCTGGCGCTGTTCGAGGTCCGACACGTCCGCCTCGCCGGACATCGCCTTGATGGCCTTCGCGTCGTCTTTGTGCCAGACCGCGCCGTCCTCGTGGAACAGGCCGTTGATGATGCCCCGCTTTCGCATGTACCGGACGTAGGCCGGTTTCACCATCAGCGACCAGAAGAAGTTGCCGACGCCGTGCTGGTGGATGACCGGTGCAATCGAGGCGTAGTCCGGTTGCCACTGGTCCACCGTCTCGTTGCTTCCCCACCCGTAGTTGGCGATGCGTTGCCACTCGGTCAGGTAGACCGGCATGTCTAAGTCCTCGCTGAGTTGGTTGGCGTTCGGTAGCAGGTCGTGGTACACGTCCGCCTCGCTCGGGAAGTTGTAGTGGAACTGGAGGATGTCAGCACCCCAGTCCACGTAGTCGGCGTTGTTGGCCAGACTGGTCGAACCCACCGTCAGCGGGACCGACCCGCGATTCTCGGCCATGGTCTCGAACATCCCGCCGGCGAAGCGCTTCATGTTCGGGAGCCACCCCGGTTCGTTCATGGCCTCGACGGCGAGCAGTCGGTCGTCGTCCTTCCACCGGTCCATGAACCACCGGACGAACTCGCGGGGTTCGTCCCACTTGTCCTCGTTGACGATGACCTTGCTCGACGGCGACTGGACCGGCGGGGCGGTCAGCGGGTCGGTGTCGTGGAGGTTCTCCTCGCTCGGTTCCTTGCCGACGCTCTCGAACAGGCCGAACAGGACTTCGATGCCCCGGTCGTCGGCCGCGCTGAGGAAGTGGTCGATGGACCGCTCCAACTGCTCGGGGTTTTCGAGCCACTGCTCGAAACTGACCCACGTCCGGACGGCGTTGATGTTGATTCGCTCGGCGTAGCCCAAATCCCGCTCGATGATTCGCTCGTCGTAGCCGTGCCACATCTGGAAGGTGTTCCACGCCCGAGCGGGGACGTAGAGCGCGCCCCGAACGTCTACCGGGTCGGCGTTGGACTGCGCCATCTCGTCGGGCGTCGTCCCGGCCGCCCCGTCAGCGAGAGACCCACCGGTTCCGTTCGACTCGGCGGTGCCGGCGTCTCGTCGTCGCTGTCCCGTCGGGGCGGCACATCCGCCGAGGCCGGTGATTCCGGCGACCGTGGTGGCTCCGAGAAACTGGCGTCGGGTGTACCGTCTGGTCATTGACGCTCGCCACGATACCATCTGGTGTAAAAGTGTACTTACGTTGCACGATAAGTATCGCGTGTCAAACTGTGTAACCTCTGATTTCCGGGGGTTGGTGTCTTCTCTCCGCGGACGCTATCTCGCCCCTCGAATGACGATTTTCGCGTCGCACTCCGGGCAGGCGTCCCGCCCCGCGTCGAATTCGGCCTCGCAGAACGAGCAGACGTGGACCTCCTCGCGGTCGAATCCGGCCGGTGCCGAACTGTCGCCCGCGAGCGCCCCGTCGGTCCGGTCGGCGGTTGCTCCGGCGCGGTCGGTCGTCGATTTGCGCTCCTCTGCTCCCTCGGTTTCCGGAGTCTCGTCGCGTTCGTCCTCGCCGCGGTCCTCCTCGGGGTTCCGGTTCTCCTCGGGAGTCCGGTCCTCCTCGGTTTCGGCGTCGTCGCCCCGTCGTAGTCCGTCCGTGATGTCTTTCAGTACGTCCATGACACCGGGTTCTCTGGGCCACGTTTCCATTGTTATGGCGGGCCTTAATTGGGGTAAGGACTGCCTTCGGAGCGTTTGCTACCGCTTACTCGGTCGGTTTCGACCGACGAAATATTAGGAGGTAGAAATTTCTGTGTGGCGGGTGCGGAGCGAACGCCAAAGTCTCACTCGCGTAGTTACTCGCGGTGGTGCGGGTTCGGGCCGCCATCTTTCAGAGCGTCGTCTTCGTCGGCAGTTTCGCCGTGTACTTCGTGTGTCGCATTGGTCTGGGTCGGGTGGGTTCGGTAGTGGGTCGATGCGCCGAGTGCGTTCTCACGACGAGCGGTCGGTCTCGACCGCGCTGACGGTCCGGACGCCGAACTGGTCGGCGACGGTCTCGCGGACTGCCGCCCGTTCGTCCTCGACCGAATCGTCGAGGTGGACGCGCAGGCGGACTTCGGCGTCCACGCGGAGGTCGTTGAGCGTCGGCGTGACGCCCGAGATGTCCACGACCTCGGTGCGGTCGACCGCGGCGCTCCGGCCGAGGACGGTGACGATACCGTCCTGCAGGCTACCGTCGTCGCCGCGGGGCACTTGGATTTCGAGGTCGGCGGTCGCGTCGATTTCGAGTGCGTTCATTGTCGTGGGTTCGTGGTGAGGTTCGTTCGTAGCCGATGCAGGCCCGTCTCCCGAGCGCGAGACGTGGCGCTCGGGGAGCGCGGAGATGCCTCTGGTCGGTGGGTGCCGACTCGCGGAGACGCGCCGTGCTACCGAGTCGATGCGCCGGAGAAGGACGTGGCCGAGCGGACCCCTTCCGACGCACGCCGCTCGCTTCCGAGTCGAAATCGAGAGGAAGCGAGCCGACCCGGCGTTTCGGTCGGCGCGACCCCGGCGGAAGCGTCCGCCGAGGCCGCGTCCGAGACGCCTTACGCGGTCGGGGTGGTCCGTTCGAGGCGATAGGTCATATCACCCACATAATCCACCCCTCCGGCGTGCTTGGCGAGTGCCGGAATATTCCCGGCAGAACTGCCGAACGCCGGGGTGCCGGACAGGCCGCTCTCGGAAGTACCGAAAGTGCAGGTCCGGAGTGGTGGATTGCTCATGGGTGAATCACCTCGCGCGCCCGGTTGTCCGGGCGACGGAGTAATTCCTGCTATAATCGGTTATCTATTAAAACTGACTGAACTCTGTTAGCGCGTGTCGTAGCAATTTCGACTCGGTTCCGACCTGCTTCGACTCGCTTCCGACTTGCGGGCATCGCACTCGCGGCCGTCGGGTCAGATGCCGAGCCACTCGTCGTCCCGGACCTGATACCCGTTCGACCGGCAGAACTTCGCCGCTTGGCGGCGCACCGCCCGCGACTTCGGTAGCTTCTCTTTCTCGCGGATTCGCTCGACTATCCAGTCCGTGATTACCTGAATCCCTTCGTCGTCATCGTCGGCGTCGATTGCCTTGAGTTCCCGAAGCGTCTTCTCGTACCCGTTGCGCTGTGAGTCACGGAACTCCACGTTCGGGATGGTCCCGCTGGCCTCCACGATTCTCTTCATCGCCGCGGCGATTGTCGGCCGTTGGACCCGCATTCGGACGGCGGCGGGCGAGTCGAACGTCTCGACATCGGTGTCCGGTAGCAACTCCTCGACGGCGTAGGTCTTGTCGGGTGACTCGACTTCCCGGTCGCCGACCGCCGCGACGACCTCGCTCCCCGTCGCGGGGAACTCGACGCTTTCGAGTTCCGACTCGAAATCGGTGACCTCCGCGGCGTCTACCGGCGGCTTCGTCTCGTCGCCGCGCTCCAGTTCCGCGGCGAGGTCGCGCTCCCGCTGTCGTCGCTCGGCGTCGTCGGCTTGCTGGTCTCGGCCGGTTTTATCGTCTGCCATCTCTAACAGTAGGGTCCCCAGTCGGAAAGGTGTGCGGTCGGCAAGTGAGAATTTCCGTAGATATTCGACAGGCCTCGGCGGGGAAGTGCCTCGGAAACAAACAACGACGTTTTCTTCAGACTCTAATATATTGCTTTAGCATCTGATTATATGTCTCCAATATCGCTGAACCCGTCGAACGGGACCGGAAGGGTCGCTGAACGACCGCCGGAGGACAACCCGCGTCCTCCGAGGCCACACTCACACCGGAAGACAAACCGCGTCTTCCGAGCCGTTGCCTCGTCGTCCGAGAGCGACGCTCTCGTGAGCGGGCGAGACCGGCGGTCTCGTTGCCCTCGCAGGACACCGTCCTGCTCAGTCACGAAAATCGAAGATTTTCGAACGACTTTGGTCGGCAAGACTCTGTTCGCGTGACCGCGAACCGGGCGAGGACTTTTGAAACCATCGTCGCTCCTCTCACGGCTTGTCTGAACACCGACCGCTCGCCCGAGGTCAACACTTATGCTTGATAGTAACTAACAATGATTACGAATCGACTCTCATGGCCGAAACAGCCTATCTGACGAGCGCCCTCGTGACCGGGGCGCTCCTGCTCGCGGTCTGGACGCTCGTTCTCAGGATGGAGAACTGGCGGCGGTACGAACTCGCGGGCGGCGGGGCCGGAGGAGCAGACGGCCGAGCGGGAACAGACGGCGGAGGCCGAACGCGCCGCGCCGGAGCGAACGCCGACGATTCGGTTGGCGCGTGGGTCGCCGGGTTCGTCTTGCTGGCCGCACTCGCCGGCGGCGGCGCAGTTCTGCTGGTTAGCGACCCCGCGCTGGCCGCCGCGGTGGGCAACTGGGTCGCGCTGGCGCTCGTCTTCGGCGTCCTCCTCGGCGGGTTCCTTCTGTGGGGCACCTACAGTTCGGCGCGCTTCCGAGGACTCCCGAGCGCCCACGCCGCACTGGTCAGCGCGTGGCTATTCGGCGCGCTGTTCGTCGCCGGAATCGCCGCCAAACTCGTCCTCGCCGGATAGATGGCGGTCGAGTCCTCCGAATCGTCGTCTCCGGAGGCCCCGAAACCCCCGGAGGTCCGCGTCCCTGACGGCGAAACGCCCCCGCGGTGTCCCTACTGCGCCAGACCCTTCCGGACCGAGCGACTCCGCGCGCTCCACCTCGGCGACGTTCACGCCGAGGAGTGTACCCCGGACCAGCACGACGAGTACGACGAGGCCCGCGAGGCCGAGCGCGAGGACCTCTTTATCTTCCACTTGAAGGTGGTTGCTTGTCTCGTGGCGGTGTACGCCTTCCTCTTGCTGTCGTACATGGCCGTCTCGGCGATGCAGACGCCGGGGTGACGTGCGAAGGAAAACGTCGCGAGACCTACAGTATCGAGTAGGCCGCGGCGGTCGTCAGCGCCAGCGCCGCCAGCAGGCCGACGAACATCGTGAACGTCACCGACCGGGGTTCCCACTTGAGGTGCTGATAGTACCACGCCACCATCACCGCCTTCACGAACGACAGCGCGATGATGACCCAGAACGCGGTCCAGTACGGCAGTCCGCCCGACTGCTCGACGAGGACCTGCACGGTTGCGAACACGAACAGTACGACGTAAATTCCGGTGTAGAGTTTTGTTCGAGTCATTGGTTCGTTTTGATTTCGATTTCGATTGTCGAATTCGGTGTCACGGTTAGAGGATGTAGAACAGCGGGAACAGGAACAGCCACACGATGTCCACGAAGTGCCAGTAGAGACCGAAGTACTCCAAGGGCCTGTCGTCGTCCAGATACGCCCCGTTCCACGCTCTCACGAGGAGATACAGCGTCACC
This genomic window from Halorussus lipolyticus contains:
- a CDS encoding right-handed parallel beta-helix repeat-containing protein, encoding MVRTLAVVGLVALLVLSGVGPADRSEPTPIDACTTISDPGRYAVTADLRNVSAGQCIRIRASDVAIEGGGHLVEGTGAFGTAGIAVGAWGRSVSNVTIRNLTVSEWDDAVRLTEANRGALANVTATESRVGVRFYSASGNHLDGVRATDNAVHGLSLADDSDGNRAENVTATGNALFGVHFGADSSGNAIWNVTARRNEYGVVAVGADRNRVVGGSATGNRLAGVWLSTADGNLVADLRLENRFYGVFLADGATNNTLRRNRAEDTAVGFRLRNSDGNLLRGNLATGGRDGLLLIESDRNSVVENRVTGNRRGVSLLASSDNRFRANVVRDNRRNFVVARGSENNSVSTLRNYM
- a CDS encoding tRNA-binding protein: MPEDLFETTFRVGEVLEAEDFPETNKPEMAKLQIDLGDEEVQSVAQTGYNYDPADLVGRQVLCATNLGSVRIAGYKSEVLTVGVPDDEGHPVLVGPDEDVPLGGELY
- a CDS encoding glycoside hydrolase, translating into MTRRYTRRQFLGATTVAGITGLGGCAAPTGQRRRDAGTAESNGTGGSLADGAAGTTPDEMAQSNADPVDVRGALYVPARAWNTFQMWHGYDERIIERDLGYAERININAVRTWVSFEQWLENPEQLERSIDHFLSAADDRGIEVLFGLFESVGKEPSEENLHDTDPLTAPPVQSPSSKVIVNEDKWDEPREFVRWFMDRWKDDDRLLAVEAMNEPGWLPNMKRFAGGMFETMAENRGSVPLTVGSTSLANNADYVDWGADILQFHYNFPSEADVYHDLLPNANQLSEDLDMPVYLTEWQRIANYGWGSNETVDQWQPDYASIAPVIHQHGVGNFFWSLMVKPAYVRYMRKRGIINGLFHEDGAVWHKDDAKAIKAMSGEADVSDLEQRQQWPQWARKVKRYAHGG
- a CDS encoding DUF5789 family protein: MADDKTGRDQQADDAERRQRERDLAAELERGDETKPPVDAAEVTDFESELESVEFPATGSEVVAAVGDREVESPDKTYAVEELLPDTDVETFDSPAAVRMRVQRPTIAAAMKRIVEASGTIPNVEFRDSQRNGYEKTLRELKAIDADDDDEGIQVITDWIVERIREKEKLPKSRAVRRQAAKFCRSNGYQVRDDEWLGI
- a CDS encoding DUF7410 domain-containing protein, whose amino-acid sequence is MAVESSESSSPEAPKPPEVRVPDGETPPRCPYCARPFRTERLRALHLGDVHAEECTPDQHDEYDEAREAEREDLFIFHLKVVACLVAVYAFLLLSYMAVSAMQTPG
- a CDS encoding cytochrome C oxidase subunit IV family protein, yielding MTRTKLYTGIYVVLFVFATVQVLVEQSGGLPYWTAFWVIIALSFVKAVMVAWYYQHLKWEPRSVTFTMFVGLLAALALTTAAAYSIL